A genomic segment from Enoplosus armatus isolate fEnoArm2 chromosome 12, fEnoArm2.hap1, whole genome shotgun sequence encodes:
- the avpi1 gene encoding arginine vasopressin-induced protein 1, protein MPPFPVFVRMDTGAASPPSSMVAGPSSLWRLAERRSRKAGAGNIFSNVNLWQLQRLFRAAGDQDAEQRAQLVWGHGDEAELAQALIGLRARSHKRGLRTNGREVLGSHWLRAFNHLRIGESSPSSQGKDPGEESESEAGARSSPEPHQHTSVGTTGRGKGATVVLTESQDPAGTSERPVRTGLRRGGDNNPERYLHRILH, encoded by the exons ATGCCACCTTTCCCCGTGTTTGTCCGGATGGATACTGGAGCCgcctcccctccatcctccatggTGGCGGGCCCTTCCTCGCTGTGGCGGCTGGCTGAGAGGAGGAGTAGGAAGGCTGGCGCAGGGAACATTTTCAGCAACGTGAATCTGTGGCAGCTCCAGAGGCTTTTCAGGGCAGCTGGGGACCAGGATGCGGAGCAGAGAGCCCAGCTGGTTTGGGGCCATGGAGATGAGGCTGAACTGGCTCAGGCCTTGATAGGACTGAGGGCCCGAAGTCACAAGAGAGGCCTGAGGACCAACGGGAGAGAAGTACTGGGCTCACACTGGCTACGAGCCTTCAATCACCTCAG GATTGGGGAGAGCTCGCCAAGCAGCCAGGGGAAGGATCCCGGGGAGGAGAGTGAGTCTGAGGCAGGAGCACGCAGCAGTCCAGAGCCACACCAACACACCTCCGTAGGGACAACAGGAAGAGGTAAAGGGGCCACAGTGGTGCTGACTGAGAGCCAAGACCCTGCAGGGACTTCTGAGAGACCAGTTAGAACTGGACTGAGGCGAGGAGGAGACAACAACCCAGAGAGATACCTCCACAGAATACTCCACTGA